TACATGGCACCTGAAATCATTAAAGTAGTAGCCGCCAATGCACTGCGGGCCGCCAATGCACTAATcccactccgttccgttccgatctCCTTCACGGCCGGCAGGGTCAAAAATACAACCAAGCCGTCGACTGGTGGTCCTTCGGAGTGTTGGTCTACGAGATGCTCGTGGGCCAGTCACCGTTTAGCGGgtgcgacgaggacgagctgtTCTGGTCGATCTGCAACGAAATTCCATGGTTTCCGCACTATCTCTCGAAGGAAGCGCTGCGGTTACTGCAGTCGGTAAGTACCGCGCGGCTGGCAAACGGGACCTGCACCGTAATTACctacctttctctctctctctctctcgcgctgtTGCAGCTCCTGGAGAAGGATGCCTCGATCCGGCTCGGCGTGCTGAACACGATGGACGAGGAGAGTGACATCAAGTACCACCCGTTTTTTAATAGTATTACCTGGGACAAGCTGGAGAGAAGATCCGTGGAGCCACCGTTCAAGCCGCAGGTGGTAAGTCCATGGGCGCCCGTCGTCGccccgtccgtgtccgtgctcTACTCCTgtcactctccctctctctctctctttctctgtgtctCACGCAGCGGCATCCACTCGATACTCAGTATTTCGACAAGCAGTTCACCCGTGAGCGCGCGCGACTGACGCCCATCGACCGGAACATACTGGCCTCGATGGATCAGGCCCAGTTCGAGGGCTTCACCTACACCAACCCTAACAATACGCTGACGTGAATatcccaacaaaaaaaaaaaaaaaaccacagaGCACAGAGCTAGCGGGCTATTTAGCGATTTAACATTAATCTCTCTCCtagtatatatatatatatctctctctctctctctatcgcgcTCTCGAGATAGTATTTAGTATTGTAACATGTTTAATCATTCGCTCGCGTTGCGTggcgtgctgctgcttttcGCAAACAACACCCCAGCCCCGAAcccccccccgccccaccacaacccccccgccccccccggccccccccccccccctccccccaggCCTAGAGGACACGAAAGGGTGCGTGTCGAATGGCCCGCAAATGCCCGCCGTGGGTCTGGACTGTGAAGGGAACCGCCCgccattttctctctctgagCTCCCTGTCAAGTGTACTATTTTTACGTGTACGACACCTGGCGCCGTGTCCTTGGATACCACCGGGAGGACCTGCCTCCGGAGGCCTGATTTGGTCGCCGACTCGCCGTCTGTCTAGGTGTCTTATCCTTTTTACCGCTTTTTGCCCACCATTTCCGGGGGTGCTtctggcgcgcgcgcatgtgtgtatgtgttttgtgtgctaCTTTGATGCTCTGCTTTGCACAGCACcgatccccccccccctttaTCCTGCCCGCCGCTATGTCTTTCGCGCTTCCACTCTCTGGCTTCCGGGATGCGGGTTTTTGGCCGGTGCCACTTTCCATCtctttttcactgttttcatTGGTCACCTTCCATTCTTGTTGGTTCTGTCTTCCGTCTGTCTCTcgctttctccctctctctttctctttctattactctctctctctctctctttctttctttctctttctctcactttctccatctgtttcttcgttttcaaTGTTgtaaagaagaaagaaaaccacatTGTGTGATACTCGTTTTAGGGCTCTGTTCGCCTCTCTTACcagacggtggcggcgtgggTGGCGATGGAGGACGTTTCCTcctccggttttgttttcgactCTTGTCAACAAGTTTttgggcccccgggggcctccGGGAAAAGTCTTGGATTTAGACACGAATCGAAAGTACATGCAGAGGGGAaaaaccacccacccacgtAGAGTGCCACGTTTTCCGTGTAGTTGCTTTTGAATAACGAGCGTTTTCCACCGCGTTTTGCGATCATCTTTTCATGTgcccccaccgcccccccacacacacacatccacacatacaaacacacacagagtaACGGGTGTTTGTCTAACATCTCCGCCCGCGACGCCGTGTCGAACACTGTTCGGAGGACACaagttaatgttttttttcttcttcttctttgtttatttttcttctctctctctctctctctctctctctctctctttctttttctctttctttctctttccctcgcAATCCCTGATCCAACTGAActacacacacgcatacacgcaatcaatcaatcgatcggccaaCCCCGAACTCCGACCTTCACACGCATGACATGTACTACCCAACGCAACTTCGTACGTCCCACATCCATCCCGACGCCATCCTCTCCCCCGTTCCGCACCCGTCCGTCCAAGCTTTCGTTACTCGATCGCGCTGGGCGCTTGAGGCGTGAATGTCATTGTCCATACAATCCCACGACCACCACACGTCCAAGTCACTTCCGACCGGCGGACACATGACGCGACTCTCTGTGACGATACAGGAAGTTGCgcgagaagcagaagaagaagacaaaGAAAATGTATTTCTGTCCACAGTGTGGTGATATTAAGGTCACCTATAACATGTTTTGAAGAAGTACCACACGGCGCGGAGTGGAATACGTAGAGACAGGAAGTAGTAGAAATGGAGTAGAACGTGGCTAGGAGATTCGTTCGGCCGGCGTTTAGCTGTCACCGGCACACGGGTGTTGACACAGACAGATACAGAGATACAGAGAGGTAGAGAGTGAGAGCGCACGGCAAGAAGGCAGCAGTTCCCGGTGGCCCGATAGCATCCGGAGTGGTGGTGACGTGGCAGACGTTTATTTGAGGGCCTGTTAGTAAGGAGAGGAGAAATAGGCGGTGGACGACCCCCACAGGAGCCAACACAATTCGTGGTTCAGCATTttctggcagcagcagcagcagcagcggcagcagcagggcttGTGGTTGCGCATTGCGCAGGTTGCCCAGGCGTTTTGTACTTTCTTTCGGGGTGGTGGCCCTTCGCTCGAATGGTCGCTCGCCACCCCAATAATAAgatatacacacacacatacacacatatacacacacacTAGAACGGACTGATGAAGCCGTGTACTTTGATTGCACTCACGAGCACGCTCAAGTTGCCCCTGCAAGATGGCCGGACTTCTAAGCCGCACCATACAA
This genomic interval from Anopheles bellator unplaced genomic scaffold, idAnoBellAS_SP24_06.2 scaffold00695_ctg1, whole genome shotgun sequence contains the following:
- the LOC131214357 gene encoding putative protein kinase C delta type homolog, whose protein sequence is MLVGQSPFSGCDEDELFWSICNEIPWFPHYLSKEALRLLQSLLEKDASIRLGVLNTMDEESDIKYHPFFNSITWDKLERRSVEPPFKPQVRHPLDTQYFDKQFTRERARLTPIDRNILASMDQAQFEGFTYTNPNNTLTKLREKQKKKTKKMYFCPQCGDIKVTYNMF